Proteins encoded in a region of the Ancylobacter sp. SL191 genome:
- a CDS encoding DUF3088 domain-containing protein, with protein sequence MERDTLVLLAPGFTDPAYPGQTFYCWHCALLEGVLASFPERAARLDVRRVAWPRPRHPVIELVGEANQSLPLLVLAAGAVSRHQTGTHEGRGFISDKDAILAALAERHGFPDPHP encoded by the coding sequence ATGGAACGTGACACGCTGGTCCTGCTCGCGCCGGGCTTCACCGATCCGGCCTATCCCGGCCAGACCTTCTATTGCTGGCACTGCGCGCTGCTGGAGGGGGTGCTGGCCTCCTTCCCCGAGCGTGCCGCGCGCCTCGATGTCCGGCGTGTCGCCTGGCCACGTCCCCGCCATCCGGTGATCGAGCTGGTGGGCGAGGCCAACCAGTCCCTGCCGCTGCTCGTCCTGGCGGCGGGCGCCGTCTCGCGGCACCAGACCGGCACGCATGAGGGGCGCGGCTTCATCAGCGACAAGGACGCCATCCTGGCCGCCCTCGCCGAGCGTCACGGCTTCCCCGACCCGCATCCTTGA